In one Pseudarthrobacter sp. NBSH8 genomic region, the following are encoded:
- a CDS encoding DedA family protein: protein MQTFHALATVAGSAAASSPLDPAGLLHGLGPAALAVIAGMVFIESGVLFPFLPGDSLLFTAGLLHQQLNVSLPVLIGVVAAASVAGDQVGYTLGRKFGRRWFKDDARIFKSSHLAQTEEFFRRHGGSAVVLARFVPIIRTYAPLAAGIAHYTYRKFTLWNILGAVAWSLSVILLGSWLGHFDIIANNIDLIAVAMVLVSVIPWGIEFLKRRRNRGSADSERAGESADSERAGEDPVKELATEE, encoded by the coding sequence ATGCAGACATTTCATGCACTGGCCACAGTTGCGGGTTCGGCCGCGGCTTCCTCACCGCTCGATCCTGCGGGACTGCTCCACGGCCTCGGACCGGCCGCGCTGGCCGTCATCGCCGGGATGGTCTTCATCGAATCCGGCGTCCTGTTCCCGTTCCTGCCTGGAGACTCGCTGCTGTTCACGGCCGGCCTCCTCCACCAGCAGCTGAACGTGTCGCTTCCTGTGCTGATCGGCGTCGTCGCAGCAGCCTCGGTGGCCGGGGACCAGGTGGGGTACACGCTTGGCCGGAAGTTTGGGCGCCGGTGGTTCAAGGACGACGCCCGGATCTTCAAGTCCTCGCACCTGGCTCAAACGGAGGAGTTCTTCCGTCGCCATGGCGGCTCCGCGGTGGTGCTGGCCCGGTTTGTGCCGATCATCAGGACCTACGCCCCGCTTGCCGCCGGCATCGCGCACTACACCTACCGGAAATTCACGCTATGGAACATCCTGGGCGCCGTGGCCTGGTCTTTGTCCGTGATCCTGCTGGGGTCTTGGCTGGGGCACTTTGACATCATCGCCAACAACATCGACCTCATCGCCGTCGCCATGGTCCTGGTCTCGGTCATCCCGTGGGGCATCGAGTTCCTCAAGCGCCGACGGAACCGGGGAAGCGCCGACAGCGAACGCGCGGGCGAAAGCGCCGACAGCGAACGCGCGGGCGAAGACCCCGTGAAAGAGCTGGCCACGGAAGAATAG
- a CDS encoding response regulator transcription factor: MTTDARPSVLLVEDDPVLGPLIAELLEGDYRIRLVTNGKCGLSVGLGEPWDVLVIDRGLPDLDGIALIAALRDKGISTPVLILTALGGTDEKVRGLDAGANDYMTKPFDAGELAARLRALTRTYTPAPQTVGIGDWELDAVARSVRSVYGPLVTLTAKECDLLAALATEPDRVFSRDDLIRAVFPPSDQPSVIDTYVHHLRRKISKNVIRTVHGVGYQIGDGHE, encoded by the coding sequence ATGACAACAGATGCCCGGCCGTCCGTGCTCCTGGTCGAGGATGATCCGGTCCTGGGGCCGCTTATCGCCGAGCTACTGGAAGGCGACTACCGGATCAGGCTGGTTACCAACGGGAAATGCGGCCTGAGCGTAGGCCTCGGAGAACCCTGGGACGTGCTGGTGATCGACCGCGGCCTGCCGGACCTCGATGGCATTGCCCTCATTGCCGCGCTGCGGGACAAGGGAATTTCGACGCCGGTCCTGATCCTTACTGCACTCGGGGGAACGGATGAGAAAGTCCGCGGCCTCGACGCCGGCGCCAACGACTACATGACCAAACCCTTCGACGCCGGGGAGCTTGCCGCACGCCTGCGTGCCCTGACCCGGACCTACACCCCTGCGCCGCAAACGGTTGGTATCGGCGACTGGGAACTGGACGCCGTCGCCCGCTCAGTCCGATCTGTCTACGGACCGCTGGTAACGCTGACCGCGAAGGAGTGTGACCTGCTGGCCGCCCTGGCTACGGAGCCGGACCGGGTGTTCAGCCGCGACGACCTCATCCGGGCCGTTTTCCCTCCCAGCGACCAGCCAAGCGTTATCGATACATACGTCCACCACCTTCGACGCAAGATTTCAAAGAACGTGATCCGCACGGTCCACGGCGTGGGGTACCAGATCGGGGACGGCCATGAATGA
- a CDS encoding HAMP domain-containing sensor histidine kinase encodes MNENTAVAADPDRATLRKASLRIAVRITLACAVMVLCLLAGAAVYLMNQLSHPEVAGNPNPAAEYAYLDYKDLLKALVIVGAAGIVLAGVIGWLSARSAIRPLGEAMALQRRFVQDASHELRTPLAILDARIQLAQRDAPPDSKPGQALARIRDDTSTLTAIVNELLLAATGSAAESLTEPVDVAEVTASVADSLRQIVHEAGVGLKVTSGGRTLARIDPNSLRRAILALVDNALAHTPPGGTIVLATARTPRSAVITVTDTGNGITGVERDRIFERFVRTPRLDRAPGHRSFGIGLALVRDVVTRAGGTVEIAGTGPQGTTMKINLPLTSD; translated from the coding sequence ATGAATGAGAATACTGCGGTTGCCGCGGATCCGGACCGGGCCACTCTGCGCAAGGCGTCGCTCAGGATCGCGGTGCGGATCACTCTGGCCTGTGCGGTGATGGTCCTCTGCCTCCTTGCGGGCGCCGCTGTGTACTTGATGAATCAGCTCTCCCACCCGGAGGTGGCCGGCAACCCGAACCCTGCGGCGGAATACGCTTACCTCGACTACAAAGACCTCCTCAAGGCCCTTGTCATCGTCGGGGCAGCGGGCATCGTCCTTGCCGGCGTGATCGGCTGGCTCAGTGCCCGCAGCGCCATCCGCCCCTTAGGCGAGGCAATGGCCCTGCAGCGCCGGTTCGTGCAGGACGCGAGCCACGAACTGCGCACGCCATTGGCAATACTGGACGCACGCATCCAGCTTGCACAGCGTGATGCGCCACCTGATTCGAAACCGGGCCAGGCCTTGGCACGAATCCGGGACGACACCTCAACGTTGACAGCGATCGTCAACGAGTTGCTCCTGGCCGCAACGGGCAGCGCGGCCGAGAGTCTCACAGAACCCGTGGACGTCGCCGAGGTTACGGCATCGGTTGCCGATAGCCTCCGCCAAATCGTCCACGAAGCGGGCGTCGGCCTGAAAGTCACCAGCGGGGGCCGGACGCTGGCCCGAATCGATCCGAACAGCCTCCGCCGGGCCATCCTTGCCCTGGTGGATAACGCCCTCGCACATACGCCGCCGGGAGGGACGATCGTCCTTGCTACGGCACGGACCCCACGCAGCGCCGTGATCACCGTGACCGATACCGGGAACGGGATCACCGGCGTCGAGCGGGACAGAATCTTTGAACGGTTTGTGCGGACGCCCCGCCTGGACCGGGCCCCTGGGCACAGGAGTTTCGGCATCGGACTGGCCCTGGTACGCGATGTGGTGACCCGTGCAGGTGGGACCGTTGAGATCGCCGGCACGGGCCCCCAGGGAACCACCATGAAAATCAACCTTCCGCTGACCAGCGACTGA
- a CDS encoding RNA-binding S4 domain-containing protein, protein MTILPSSPASVRIDAWLWAIRAYKTRSSATASCRAGHVRLNGSPAKASATLVTGDTVTVRMSGFERTLEVRRLIAKRVGAEAASHCFTDHTPPRPVAPALGLPQRDRGAGRPTKKDRREMERLKGSAT, encoded by the coding sequence ATGACCATCCTTCCGTCCTCCCCCGCCAGCGTCCGCATTGATGCGTGGCTGTGGGCCATCCGCGCCTACAAGACACGCTCTTCCGCCACCGCTTCGTGCCGGGCCGGGCACGTGCGGCTGAACGGAAGCCCGGCCAAAGCCTCGGCCACCCTGGTCACGGGAGACACCGTCACGGTGCGGATGTCCGGCTTCGAACGCACCCTCGAAGTCCGCCGCCTGATCGCCAAACGCGTGGGGGCAGAGGCCGCGTCGCATTGTTTTACCGACCACACGCCGCCACGGCCGGTGGCACCTGCGCTGGGCCTCCCGCAGCGGGACCGCGGTGCCGGGCGTCCCACCAAGAAGGACCGCCGCGAGATGGAACGGCTCAAGGGCTCCGCAACTTAG
- a CDS encoding amidohydrolase yields MNNIILASVRQPGEDTVSDLHIVDGVVSRISAGGRIPGDARVVSLDGRYVIPGLWDEHVHMTQWALHSNRPDLSAAASAQEAAAAVGLHVHDADLSVTTVGVGFRDALWPDVPTLEMLDAATGNQPTALISHDLHCVWLNSAASRRYGVGVDAGGLLREEPAFALTRELGTLPDSVVDSWVRDAARAAAARGIVGIVDFEMTWNRDVWQRRIAGGFNALRVDAGVYPEDLERAHHDGMRTGMELDGGLGRLRAGPLKVLIDGSLNTRTAFCVDPYPDGGHGLLTVSFDDLVSLLRRAHEYGFVPAVHAIGDGANQMALDAFEHTGIGGRIEHAQFVRTEDLARFGPLGVTASVQPVHALDDRDAAESNWGGRTRRAFPLRSLLDAGATLALGSDAPVAPLDPWAAMSAASTRSRQDGRGPWHPQECISRGQALAASARGRRRIGVGDRADLVVLDADPLASPDAEFAAMPVAATLLAGRFTHDGGLA; encoded by the coding sequence GTGAACAACATCATCCTGGCCTCCGTCCGACAGCCCGGCGAGGATACCGTATCGGACCTGCACATCGTTGATGGTGTCGTATCCCGGATCAGTGCCGGCGGCAGGATCCCGGGCGACGCCCGCGTGGTCAGCCTGGACGGGCGCTACGTCATTCCAGGGCTCTGGGACGAACACGTCCACATGACCCAGTGGGCGCTTCACTCAAACAGACCGGACCTTTCCGCCGCCGCGTCCGCGCAAGAAGCGGCGGCCGCCGTCGGACTTCATGTTCACGACGCCGATCTTTCGGTCACCACCGTGGGGGTGGGCTTCCGCGACGCTTTGTGGCCGGACGTCCCCACTCTGGAAATGCTCGACGCCGCCACCGGCAACCAGCCCACCGCCCTGATCAGCCACGACCTCCATTGTGTCTGGCTGAACAGCGCTGCCTCCCGGCGGTACGGGGTAGGGGTTGACGCCGGCGGCCTGCTCCGGGAGGAACCTGCCTTTGCGCTGACCCGTGAGTTGGGCACGCTCCCGGACTCAGTGGTGGACAGCTGGGTCCGCGATGCCGCTCGAGCGGCTGCAGCCCGGGGCATCGTGGGCATCGTTGATTTCGAGATGACCTGGAACCGCGACGTCTGGCAGCGACGCATCGCCGGTGGATTCAACGCCCTGAGGGTGGACGCCGGCGTTTACCCCGAGGACCTGGAGCGAGCCCACCACGACGGCATGCGTACAGGAATGGAGCTCGACGGCGGCCTGGGGCGCCTGCGCGCCGGCCCGCTGAAGGTGCTCATTGACGGTTCGCTGAACACCCGGACGGCGTTCTGCGTGGACCCGTATCCCGACGGCGGCCACGGGCTGCTGACTGTCAGCTTTGACGACTTGGTGTCCCTGCTTCGGCGGGCACACGAATACGGCTTTGTCCCGGCGGTCCATGCGATTGGGGATGGCGCCAACCAGATGGCGCTGGATGCTTTCGAACACACAGGGATCGGCGGCCGGATTGAACACGCGCAGTTTGTCCGGACGGAGGATTTGGCCCGTTTTGGGCCTCTGGGCGTTACGGCCAGCGTGCAGCCGGTGCATGCACTGGATGACCGCGACGCCGCGGAGTCCAACTGGGGCGGCCGCACCCGGCGGGCGTTTCCGCTGAGATCGCTCCTCGACGCCGGAGCCACGCTGGCGCTGGGTTCGGACGCCCCGGTTGCGCCATTGGATCCGTGGGCTGCGATGTCGGCGGCCAGTACCAGGTCCCGGCAGGACGGCCGCGGGCCGTGGCATCCCCAGGAATGCATCAGTCGGGGGCAAGCACTTGCCGCTTCAGCAAGGGGCCGTCGCCGGATCGGGGTAGGGGACCGGGCGGACCTGGTGGTGCTCGACGCCGATCCGCTGGCCTCGCCGGACGCCGAATTCGCCGCCATGCCGGTTGCGGCAACACTCTTGGCTGGCCGCTTCACGCACGACGGCGGCCTGGCCTAG
- a CDS encoding uracil-DNA glycosylase translates to MTIDWDEKKALLQEPNIAAVTQLCDELMEKKPGSVVPYIDPVHDEDECRIVSLHVSPGKGTESGFVSHFNDDEAARRATQIYELAELDPRYVMPWNAYPWVRDPELPSALNVQEKTDGLRPFRQFLKINRRVSAVIAHGTDASTFLTLFEKTYHSSLKNSGIKIYKASALGGRAFAVSEAKQDDLLAKSVDVYKDAMQRAGIQHL, encoded by the coding sequence GTGACGATTGACTGGGACGAAAAAAAGGCCCTGCTACAGGAACCAAACATCGCGGCGGTAACGCAACTCTGCGATGAACTGATGGAAAAGAAGCCAGGGTCCGTCGTCCCCTACATCGACCCCGTGCATGACGAGGACGAATGCCGGATCGTCAGCCTGCACGTCAGTCCGGGCAAGGGCACCGAATCGGGGTTCGTCTCCCATTTCAATGACGACGAAGCCGCCCGCCGGGCAACCCAGATTTACGAACTTGCCGAGCTTGATCCGCGTTACGTGATGCCGTGGAATGCGTACCCCTGGGTGCGGGATCCGGAGCTTCCGTCGGCGCTGAACGTCCAGGAGAAGACTGACGGCCTGCGGCCCTTCCGGCAGTTCCTCAAGATCAACCGCCGGGTCTCCGCAGTCATCGCACACGGCACGGACGCCTCCACGTTCCTCACCCTCTTCGAGAAGACCTACCATTCTTCCCTGAAGAACAGCGGCATCAAGATCTACAAGGCCAGCGCGCTCGGCGGGCGGGCCTTTGCTGTATCCGAAGCAAAACAGGATGATCTCCTCGCGAAGAGCGTCGACGTCTACAAGGACGCCATGCAGCGGGCGGGCATCCAGCACCTTTAG
- a CDS encoding type II toxin-antitoxin system HipA family toxin, whose amino-acid sequence MTHRIADIYKAGALSARLERHDGGTRFSYLPAYLASGGPAVASSLPLTGAPVDSAAGAAPPYFTGLLPEGRRLNALRRSIKTSADDDLSLLIAAGGNPVGDVQIVGHGEVLDPDEHAVQLDPKLPVDFDKLLGDPDLIDPVALAGVQDKLSAGMISLPVASAGRRFILKLNAPEFPHVVENELVMFRYATRLRIPLSRVRLIRDIAGRPGLLVERFDRVPVSGGGPDDVRRLAVEDGAQVLKLYPADKYNVAYAQVCHALADYCSAPLPALRNLAIQGAFAWLSGNGDLHAKNVSMVQQPHGEWTIAPVYDIPSTVVYGDKTLALTLNGKRSGISRRHFLGWATDLGLTDRTAAQVLELALKASGPLITDLESGTAFARLGGPEWNDGGGPPFPDMVTRAWVKELKHRRRLLEG is encoded by the coding sequence ATGACGCACCGTATCGCCGACATCTACAAGGCAGGCGCCCTGTCCGCGCGGCTTGAAAGGCACGACGGCGGCACCCGGTTCAGCTACCTTCCGGCCTACCTCGCATCCGGGGGACCCGCCGTCGCCAGTTCCCTGCCGCTCACCGGGGCACCCGTCGATTCAGCGGCGGGGGCGGCGCCCCCCTATTTCACCGGCCTCCTGCCGGAAGGCCGACGGCTCAACGCACTGCGGCGGTCCATCAAGACCAGCGCCGACGACGACCTGTCCCTGCTGATCGCCGCCGGCGGGAACCCGGTGGGCGACGTCCAGATCGTAGGCCACGGCGAGGTGCTGGATCCAGACGAGCACGCTGTCCAGCTGGATCCCAAACTGCCGGTTGACTTCGACAAGTTGCTCGGCGACCCGGACCTGATCGACCCCGTGGCGCTGGCCGGGGTGCAGGACAAGTTGTCTGCCGGCATGATCTCGCTCCCTGTGGCAAGCGCCGGCAGGCGGTTCATCCTTAAACTCAACGCCCCCGAATTCCCGCATGTAGTGGAGAACGAGCTGGTGATGTTCCGCTACGCGACCAGGCTGCGGATTCCGCTGAGCAGGGTCCGGCTGATCCGGGACATCGCGGGCAGGCCCGGGCTTCTGGTGGAACGATTCGACAGGGTGCCCGTCTCCGGTGGCGGCCCCGACGACGTCCGGCGGCTGGCGGTGGAGGACGGGGCCCAGGTCCTGAAGCTTTACCCGGCGGACAAGTACAACGTGGCTTATGCGCAGGTTTGCCATGCACTCGCCGACTACTGCTCGGCGCCTCTCCCGGCACTCCGGAACCTCGCCATCCAGGGGGCGTTTGCCTGGCTGAGCGGCAACGGGGACCTGCACGCCAAGAACGTTTCCATGGTCCAGCAGCCGCACGGGGAGTGGACCATCGCACCGGTCTACGACATTCCCTCCACGGTGGTCTACGGGGACAAGACCCTTGCGCTGACCCTGAACGGGAAGCGGAGCGGGATCTCCCGACGCCACTTTCTGGGCTGGGCCACGGACTTGGGACTCACAGACCGCACGGCTGCCCAGGTGCTGGAGCTCGCCTTGAAAGCGTCAGGGCCGTTGATCACCGATCTGGAGTCCGGCACAGCGTTCGCGAGGCTCGGTGGGCCGGAGTGGAACGACGGCGGCGGCCCACCGTTCCCTGACATGGTCACCAGGGCGTGGGTGAAGGAGCTCAAGCACCGCAGGCGCTTACTGGAAGGCTGA
- a CDS encoding type II toxin-antitoxin system Y4mF family antitoxin has translation MTESITDRLAREVRARRAALGLSQQDLSALAGVSERFVRFVEQGKPSIQLNSLLAVLDTLGLELRITTRTGKSAGALAGHASGQETQR, from the coding sequence ATGACTGAATCGATCACCGACCGATTGGCCAGGGAAGTCCGGGCCCGGCGCGCTGCTCTGGGCCTTTCCCAGCAGGACCTCTCGGCACTGGCCGGTGTCTCGGAACGCTTCGTCAGGTTTGTTGAGCAGGGCAAGCCAAGCATCCAGCTCAATTCCCTGCTGGCCGTACTGGACACGCTGGGCCTGGAGCTCCGGATTACCACCAGAACCGGTAAATCCGCCGGCGCGTTGGCAGGCCACGCCAGCGGCCAGGAAACACAACGATGA
- a CDS encoding sodium:alanine symporter family protein — protein sequence MTVTDEAGWLASIEETTDAVFRPAAEVFSTIVFFPITIGEISFPAVVAWLIAAGIIISIYLGLVQFRGLKVSYEVVRGRYSAKHDPGEVPHFQALTSALSGTVGLGNIAGVGAAMALGGPGATFWMILAGLLGMATKFAECTLGVKYRQVHEDGTVTGGPFKYLPVAFQKFGTVPGKILTGIFAVSILIFGIAGGNMFQANQTFAQMRNVTGGDEGFLGGAGAALIFGVILASLVAAVILGGMKSIGATTSKLVPAMAFIYVLACLFVIFVNLGQVPAAFGAIITGAFNPSGMAGGLVGVMIVGFQRAAFSNEAGLGSAAIAHSTVKTRRPVSEGFVAMFEPLVDTVIICTMTALAIVIAGAPSLQAGIDQVQAGDGAPDGVILTSDAFATVLPWFPLVLAVAVSLFAFSTLITWSYYGLKAWEYLFGRSKASEVIYKCVFLFFTVVGTVLTFTQVLNFADAALFICAFINLLGVYMLLPVIKREMKAYLAERKSGNLHKLGVELEDTSAPRG from the coding sequence ATGACCGTTACCGATGAGGCCGGCTGGCTGGCCTCCATTGAAGAAACCACAGATGCAGTGTTCCGCCCGGCGGCTGAGGTTTTTTCCACCATCGTCTTCTTCCCGATCACCATTGGTGAGATCAGCTTTCCGGCCGTGGTGGCGTGGCTAATCGCCGCCGGCATCATCATCAGCATCTACTTAGGGCTCGTCCAGTTCCGCGGCCTGAAAGTCTCCTACGAAGTGGTCCGCGGCCGCTATTCGGCCAAGCACGATCCCGGAGAGGTGCCCCATTTCCAGGCTCTTACCTCTGCACTCTCCGGGACCGTGGGCCTCGGAAACATTGCCGGAGTGGGTGCGGCCATGGCGCTCGGCGGTCCCGGCGCTACGTTCTGGATGATCCTGGCCGGCCTGCTGGGCATGGCAACGAAATTCGCGGAGTGCACCCTCGGCGTCAAGTACCGCCAAGTGCATGAAGACGGCACCGTCACGGGCGGCCCGTTCAAATACCTCCCCGTCGCTTTCCAGAAGTTTGGCACCGTTCCCGGGAAGATCCTCACCGGAATTTTTGCGGTCTCCATCCTGATCTTCGGCATCGCCGGCGGAAACATGTTCCAGGCCAACCAGACGTTCGCCCAGATGCGAAACGTCACCGGTGGCGATGAAGGCTTCCTTGGGGGTGCCGGAGCTGCCCTAATCTTCGGAGTCATCCTCGCATCCCTCGTTGCCGCGGTGATCCTGGGTGGCATGAAGTCCATCGGGGCCACTACCAGCAAGCTGGTTCCGGCCATGGCATTTATCTACGTACTGGCCTGCCTGTTCGTCATCTTCGTTAATTTGGGCCAGGTTCCGGCGGCCTTCGGCGCCATCATAACGGGCGCCTTCAACCCCTCCGGAATGGCAGGCGGCCTGGTGGGTGTCATGATCGTCGGCTTCCAGCGCGCGGCATTCTCCAATGAAGCCGGCCTGGGATCGGCGGCGATCGCCCACTCCACCGTCAAGACGCGCCGTCCTGTGAGCGAAGGGTTCGTTGCGATGTTCGAGCCCCTGGTGGACACCGTCATCATCTGCACCATGACCGCCCTGGCCATTGTCATTGCCGGAGCACCGAGCCTCCAGGCAGGCATTGATCAGGTACAGGCCGGGGACGGCGCGCCCGACGGCGTCATCCTCACCTCCGATGCGTTCGCCACGGTCCTCCCCTGGTTCCCGCTGGTCCTGGCCGTCGCAGTGTCCTTGTTCGCGTTTTCCACGCTCATCACCTGGTCTTACTACGGGTTGAAAGCCTGGGAGTACCTCTTCGGGCGCAGCAAGGCCTCAGAAGTCATCTATAAGTGCGTCTTCCTGTTCTTCACCGTCGTTGGCACTGTACTGACCTTCACCCAGGTGCTGAACTTCGCCGATGCCGCCCTGTTCATCTGCGCGTTCATCAACCTGCTTGGCGTATACATGCTGCTGCCGGTGATCAAGCGCGAGATGAAGGCATACCTCGCGGAACGCAAGAGCGGAAACCTCCATAAGCTCGGGGTGGAGCTCGAAGACACCTCAGCGCCCCGCGGCTGA
- a CDS encoding FadR/GntR family transcriptional regulator: MNLSDSPTAGQPAPPASASLAGAQPLARLSAAEAVFNAIRSDIESGNAAVGGKLSSEASLAQQYGVSRSVIREALRSCTALGLTVTKTGKGTFVVADKVASDLTLGQYSARDLTEARPHIEVPAAGLAAQRRTGEELETLRHIVAAMSTETDPESWVALDSSFHALIARASGNRVFASVVGEIRGALAHQSETLNMVADRQHASDAEHEKILAAIEAGSADGASQAMAEHLHAVGAALNSILNK, encoded by the coding sequence GTGAACCTGTCAGACAGCCCGACAGCAGGACAGCCTGCACCTCCGGCCAGCGCATCGCTCGCCGGAGCCCAGCCGCTCGCCCGGCTCAGCGCTGCCGAGGCGGTCTTTAACGCCATCCGCTCCGACATCGAGTCCGGCAATGCAGCCGTGGGCGGGAAGCTTAGCTCCGAAGCGTCCCTCGCGCAGCAGTACGGGGTCAGCCGTTCGGTGATCCGGGAAGCCCTCCGGTCCTGTACTGCCCTGGGGCTCACCGTGACAAAGACAGGCAAAGGCACCTTCGTGGTGGCCGACAAGGTCGCCAGCGACCTCACGCTCGGACAGTACTCCGCCCGTGACCTCACCGAGGCGCGCCCCCATATCGAAGTCCCCGCGGCCGGCCTCGCCGCCCAGCGCCGGACCGGTGAAGAACTGGAGACGCTCCGCCACATCGTCGCAGCCATGAGCACGGAAACGGACCCTGAATCCTGGGTTGCCCTGGACTCCAGTTTCCATGCCCTCATCGCTCGAGCCAGCGGCAACAGGGTGTTCGCCAGCGTCGTCGGAGAGATCCGCGGAGCTTTGGCCCACCAGTCCGAAACGCTCAACATGGTGGCCGACCGGCAACACGCCTCAGATGCCGAACACGAAAAGATACTGGCAGCCATCGAGGCAGGCTCCGCGGACGGCGCCAGCCAAGCCATGGCAGAGCACCTGCACGCCGTGGGTGCCGCGCTCAATTCCATCCTGAACAAGTAG
- a CDS encoding asparaginase, whose translation MLSPALSDAHTAAQLPQHAPLVVATRDGLVESVHYGSAIATAPDGSILAAAGDPLAPFYPRSALKPLQAVAMVRAGLELPADLLALTAASHSGGAKHRGGTQRVLAMHGLAVGDLENSTDLPYGASEREDWLRNGFLATRLTQNCSGKHAAMAATCVINGWPVKGYLNPAHPLQQLIAATVTELTGETPLSRSTDGCGTPLFALTLRGMARAFGTIAAAAAAAAASTSENSGTAPLLAEAAVGLAMRQHPDMVAGERRDVTELMRLLPGAVAKDGFEGVQLVGLPDGRAVAVKISDGGDRARMPATVHVLESLGVDTAPLAGIGTAPVLGGGHKVGLLQPTDFLSTPVHEAM comes from the coding sequence ATGCTCTCCCCTGCGCTTTCTGACGCCCACACTGCTGCACAGCTCCCGCAACACGCCCCGCTGGTGGTGGCCACCCGTGACGGACTGGTGGAAAGCGTCCACTACGGCTCGGCCATCGCCACCGCACCTGACGGCTCGATCCTGGCGGCGGCAGGCGACCCCCTGGCCCCGTTCTACCCGCGCTCCGCGCTCAAGCCGCTGCAGGCGGTGGCCATGGTCCGTGCGGGCCTGGAGCTCCCGGCCGACCTCCTGGCCCTGACCGCGGCGAGCCACTCCGGCGGAGCCAAACACCGCGGCGGCACCCAGCGGGTTCTCGCCATGCACGGGCTTGCCGTAGGCGACCTCGAGAACAGCACTGACCTGCCCTATGGCGCCAGCGAGCGCGAGGACTGGCTGCGCAACGGATTCCTCGCCACGCGCCTGACCCAGAACTGCTCCGGCAAGCACGCTGCGATGGCCGCCACGTGCGTCATCAACGGCTGGCCGGTCAAGGGTTATCTCAACCCGGCCCACCCGCTGCAGCAGCTGATCGCTGCCACCGTCACCGAACTGACCGGCGAGACACCCTTGTCCCGCAGCACGGACGGCTGTGGGACGCCGCTTTTCGCGCTCACCCTCCGCGGCATGGCCCGCGCTTTCGGCACCATCGCGGCCGCCGCAGCGGCTGCCGCAGCCAGCACCTCCGAAAACAGCGGCACCGCCCCGCTGCTTGCGGAAGCCGCCGTCGGACTCGCCATGCGGCAACACCCTGACATGGTGGCGGGCGAGCGCCGGGACGTCACAGAGCTGATGCGCCTACTCCCGGGGGCGGTGGCGAAGGACGGCTTTGAAGGTGTGCAGCTGGTAGGCCTGCCGGATGGCCGCGCAGTTGCCGTGAAGATTTCCGACGGCGGCGACCGCGCCCGGATGCCGGCCACCGTCCACGTGCTTGAATCCCTCGGCGTGGACACCGCACCGCTCGCCGGCATCGGCACTGCCCCTGTCCTGGGTGGCGGCCACAAGGTGGGCCTGCTGCAGCCCACGGACTTCCTGTCCACGCCCGTCCACGAAGCCATGTGA